One Oscillospiraceae bacterium genomic region harbors:
- the nagB gene encoding glucosamine-6-phosphate deaminase, protein MKIIRAKDYYDMSRKAANIISAQVIMKPNCVLGLATGGTPVGTYKQLVEWYNKGDLDFSEVTSVNLDEYRGLPKEHPESYWSFMHRNLFDLVNIRTEAINLPNGTNMDAEGECARYDAVIKSVGGVDLQLLGIGHDGHIGFNEPGEAFELGTHCVDLKPETIEANKRFFDGNEDLVPKQAYTMGIKTIMQARKVLMVVNGKGKAEIVKKAFFGPVTPEVPASILQMHPDFILVGDEEAFSLI, encoded by the coding sequence ATGAAAATCATCCGCGCGAAAGACTACTATGACATGTCCCGCAAGGCTGCCAACATCATCTCGGCTCAGGTCATCATGAAACCCAACTGCGTGCTGGGCCTGGCCACCGGCGGTACCCCCGTGGGTACCTATAAACAGCTGGTCGAGTGGTACAACAAGGGCGACCTGGACTTTTCCGAGGTCACCAGCGTCAACCTGGACGAGTACCGCGGCCTGCCCAAGGAGCATCCCGAAAGCTACTGGAGCTTCATGCACCGCAACCTGTTCGACCTGGTCAACATCCGCACCGAAGCCATCAACCTGCCCAACGGTACCAACATGGATGCCGAGGGCGAGTGCGCCCGCTATGACGCTGTCATCAAGAGCGTCGGCGGCGTCGACCTGCAGCTGCTGGGCATCGGCCACGACGGCCACATCGGTTTCAACGAGCCGGGCGAGGCCTTCGAGCTGGGCACCCACTGCGTCGACCTGAAGCCCGAGACCATCGAGGCCAACAAGCGCTTCTTTGACGGCAACGAGGACCTGGTCCCCAAACAGGCCTACACCATGGGCATCAAGACCATCATGCAGGCCCGCAAGGTGCTGATGGTCGTCAACGGCAAGGGCAAGGCTGAAATCGTGAAGAAAGCCTTCTTCGGCCCTGTCACTCCCGAAGTGCCCGCCAGCATCCTGCAGATGCACCCCGACTTTATCCTGGTCGGCGATGAGGAAGCATTCAGCCTGATCTGA
- a CDS encoding glycerate kinase yields the protein MNTTLRAQAETIVTASIHAVLPDEAVRRALQGFAPAGRVFLAAAGKAAWQMAHAAVEVLGRPDGGVVITKYGHVKGEIPGVTCYEAAHPVPDEAGFAATEKALALVHGLTAQDAVLFLLSGGGSALLEKPLIPGAELQDITSQLLASGADIVEMNTIRKRLSGVKGGRFALACAPAQVYSIVLSDILGDPLDMIASGPACPDSSTCAEAKAIAARYGLKLSPAAAALLEQETPKALDNVTTKITGSVRELCAAAADACRKAGYTPVLLTDRLNCEAREAGRFLGSIAQSHAGQGQKLAFLAGGETVVHLTGHGLGGRNQELALAAAPALAGLNACVFSVGSDGTDGPTDAAGGYTDGDTDAALTAHGLTVPAVLADNDAYHALQAVGGLLVTGPTGTNVNDVSVVLVQG from the coding sequence ATGAATACCACCCTGCGTGCCCAAGCTGAAACGATTGTAACTGCCAGCATTCACGCCGTGCTGCCGGATGAAGCGGTGCGCCGCGCACTGCAGGGCTTTGCCCCGGCGGGGCGGGTGTTTTTGGCAGCCGCGGGCAAGGCTGCCTGGCAGATGGCCCATGCCGCCGTAGAAGTGCTGGGCCGGCCGGACGGCGGCGTGGTCATTACCAAATACGGCCACGTGAAAGGCGAGATTCCCGGCGTGACTTGCTATGAAGCCGCCCACCCGGTGCCCGACGAAGCAGGCTTTGCCGCTACCGAAAAGGCGCTGGCGCTGGTGCATGGGCTGACCGCGCAGGATGCTGTGCTGTTTTTGCTCTCCGGCGGCGGCAGTGCCCTATTGGAAAAGCCGCTGATCCCTGGCGCGGAATTGCAGGACATCACGTCCCAGCTGCTGGCCAGCGGCGCGGATATTGTGGAGATGAACACCATCCGCAAGCGCCTGTCCGGCGTCAAGGGCGGGCGGTTCGCGCTGGCCTGCGCCCCTGCGCAGGTGTACAGCATCGTGCTCAGCGATATTTTGGGCGACCCGCTGGATATGATCGCCAGCGGCCCCGCCTGCCCGGACAGCTCCACCTGCGCCGAGGCCAAGGCTATCGCCGCACGGTATGGGTTAAAACTTTCCCCGGCGGCTGCGGCGCTTCTGGAGCAGGAAACACCCAAAGCGCTGGACAATGTGACCACCAAAATCACCGGCAGCGTGCGGGAACTGTGCGCCGCTGCGGCGGATGCCTGCCGCAAAGCGGGCTACACCCCCGTGCTGCTGACCGACCGGCTGAACTGCGAAGCCCGAGAGGCAGGGCGCTTTTTGGGCAGCATCGCCCAAAGCCACGCCGGGCAGGGGCAAAAGCTGGCCTTTCTGGCGGGCGGCGAAACCGTGGTACACCTGACGGGTCACGGCCTGGGCGGCCGCAACCAGGAATTGGCGCTGGCCGCCGCCCCTGCGCTGGCAGGGCTGAATGCCTGCGTTTTCTCGGTGGGCAGTGATGGCACCGACGGCCCCACCGATGCGGCGGGCGGCTACACGGACGGCGATACGGATGCCGCCCTGACAGCCCACGGCCTGACTGTACCCGCCGTGCTGGCAGATAACGACGCCTACCACGCCTTGCAGGCAGTGGGCGGGCTGCTAGTCACCGGCCCCACCGGCACCAATGTAAATGATGTAAGTGTGGTGCTGGTGCAGGGATAA
- a CDS encoding FAD-dependent oxidoreductase has protein sequence MAIHVVNEARRYQTAASVREVDYAKADGVEFYYGMRPTRITDNGVYYKKVEMDEEGNITSTSEEQFFPCSSVIIAISQGAQNRIVSTTTGLEMSSHGLLATDEHGHTTREGIFASGDVVLGARTVVEAVKYSKQVAEEMDGYLTKRREK, from the coding sequence ATGGCGATCCATGTTGTAAACGAAGCCCGCCGCTACCAGACCGCCGCCAGCGTGCGTGAAGTGGACTACGCCAAGGCCGACGGCGTGGAGTTCTACTACGGCATGCGCCCCACCCGCATTACCGACAACGGCGTTTACTACAAGAAAGTGGAGATGGACGAGGAAGGCAACATTACCTCCACCAGCGAGGAGCAGTTCTTCCCCTGCTCCAGCGTCATCATTGCCATCAGCCAGGGCGCGCAGAACCGCATCGTCAGCACCACCACCGGCCTGGAGATGAGCAGCCACGGTCTGCTTGCCACCGACGAGCACGGCCACACCACCCGTGAGGGGATTTTTGCCAGCGGTGATGTGGTGCTGGGTGCCCGGACCGTTGTGGAAGCTGTTAAATACTCCAAGCAGGTTGCCGAAGAAATGGATGGATATTTGACGAAACGCCGCGAGAAATAA
- a CDS encoding NAD(P)/FAD-dependent oxidoreductase, translating to MLDVLIIGAGVSGCAAARELSRCKADILVLDKEEDVCCGTSKANSAIVHAGYDATHGSLMAKLNVEGSRRMPALAKELDFAYDQCGSLVVCLSEQDRPNLVKLYENGVANGVEGLRIIERDELVKMEPNVSDNAVAALWAPTGGIVCPFGLTYAFAENAAKNGVKFQFDTTVTGFAPIEGGWRVETDKGSFETRLVVNAAGVHADELHNAVDAAHPMQIIARRGDYFLLDHAAAGHVHHTIFQLPGKYGKGVLVTPTVHGNLLVGPTAIDVDDKEATATTAAGLNEVREKSGLAVKDLPMRQTITSFAGLRAHEPRHDFFIGEIASGFVDCAAIESPGLSSAPAVGAMVADIVKNSLHLEDDPTFDPTRKGILDPKTLPFEERAALIKENPAYGQIICRCESVTEGEIIDAIHRVPGARSLDGVKRRTRAGMGRCQAGFCSPRVMEILARELGVPQSEITKAGGKSKIIVGTNKDTF from the coding sequence ATGTTGGACGTTCTGATTATAGGTGCAGGCGTTTCCGGCTGCGCCGCAGCGCGGGAATTATCGCGCTGTAAAGCAGATATTCTGGTGCTGGATAAGGAGGAGGATGTCTGCTGCGGCACCTCCAAGGCCAACAGCGCCATTGTCCATGCAGGCTACGATGCCACCCACGGCAGCCTGATGGCCAAATTGAATGTGGAGGGCAGCCGCCGTATGCCTGCCCTTGCCAAAGAATTGGATTTTGCCTACGACCAGTGCGGCAGCCTGGTGGTGTGTTTGAGCGAGCAGGACCGCCCGAATCTGGTAAAGCTGTACGAAAACGGCGTGGCCAACGGCGTAGAGGGCCTGCGCATTATCGAACGCGACGAGCTGGTCAAGATGGAGCCGAACGTTTCCGATAACGCGGTGGCCGCCCTGTGGGCACCCACCGGCGGCATCGTCTGCCCCTTTGGCCTGACCTATGCTTTTGCCGAGAACGCCGCAAAAAATGGCGTAAAGTTCCAGTTTGATACCACCGTCACCGGCTTTGCCCCCATCGAGGGCGGCTGGCGCGTGGAGACCGACAAGGGCAGCTTTGAGACGCGCCTGGTGGTGAACGCCGCCGGTGTGCATGCGGACGAGCTGCACAACGCCGTGGATGCCGCCCACCCGATGCAGATCATTGCCCGGCGCGGCGATTACTTCCTGCTGGATCACGCGGCGGCAGGGCATGTGCACCACACCATCTTCCAGCTGCCGGGCAAGTACGGTAAGGGCGTGCTGGTCACCCCCACCGTGCACGGCAACCTGCTGGTCGGCCCCACGGCCATTGATGTGGATGACAAAGAGGCCACCGCCACCACGGCGGCAGGCCTGAACGAAGTGCGGGAGAAGTCCGGCCTGGCGGTGAAGGACCTGCCCATGCGCCAGACTATCACCAGCTTTGCAGGCCTGCGCGCCCACGAGCCGCGGCACGATTTCTTCATTGGCGAGATTGCCTCCGGCTTTGTGGATTGCGCTGCCATCGAGTCCCCCGGCCTGTCCAGCGCCCCCGCCGTGGGCGCTATGGTGGCCGACATCGTGAAAAACAGCCTGCATCTGGAGGACGATCCGACGTTTGACCCCACCCGCAAGGGTATCCTGGACCCCAAGACGCTGCCTTTTGAAGAACGCGCCGCCCTTATCAAAGAGAACCCCGCCTACGGGCAGATTATCTGCCGCTGTGAGAGCGTGACCGAGGGCGAAATTATTGATGCCATCCACCGCGTGCCCGGTGCCCGCAGTCTGGACGGCGTAAAGCGCCGCACCCGTGCCGGTATGGGCCGCTGTCAGGCGGGCTTCTGCAGCCCCCGCGTGATGGAAATTCTGGCCCGCGAGCTGGGTGTGCCTCAGAGTGAAATTACCAAGGCCGGCGGCAAATCTAAAATCATCGTCGGCACCAACAAGGATACGTTTTAA
- a CDS encoding LacI family transcriptional regulator, translating to MTIYDIAREAGVSIATVSRVMNGGKVGKATRIKVQAVLDSCDYQPSQVAKGLATRQSRCVAVMTMDIRDVHHAAIAYEIERTMATAGYSTILCNLGGTPARTGEYLRTLNAQQIIGVFFVGSIFVTPQCREYIAKYVPNIPILFANAVLPLPNAYGVLSDEEDGTYHAVKRLAQAGRRNIAFVNDDETESEEHKLNGYRRAIREYGLTERCYRAERSIEGGQFVTTRILQQDPNTDAIVFSEDTTAVGCLHALQVTGKRIPDEVAVIGCNNSVYCTICYPQLTSIDNSLHETGRAAAKQMIRLLNHESDVEKTICLPCRLVLRDTTPPML from the coding sequence TTGACTATTTATGATATAGCCCGGGAAGCCGGGGTCTCGATTGCCACAGTCTCCCGGGTGATGAACGGCGGCAAGGTGGGCAAAGCCACCCGCATCAAGGTACAGGCCGTGCTGGACAGCTGCGATTACCAGCCCAGCCAGGTAGCGAAAGGCCTGGCCACCCGGCAAAGCCGCTGCGTAGCCGTTATGACGATGGACATCCGTGATGTACACCACGCCGCCATCGCCTATGAGATCGAGCGCACGATGGCCACCGCCGGGTACAGCACCATCCTGTGCAACCTGGGCGGCACCCCCGCCCGCACCGGCGAGTATCTGCGTACGCTGAACGCCCAGCAGATCATTGGCGTATTCTTCGTCGGTTCCATATTCGTGACACCACAGTGCCGCGAGTACATTGCCAAATATGTTCCCAATATTCCGATTTTGTTTGCCAACGCGGTTCTGCCGCTGCCCAACGCCTACGGTGTCCTTTCCGATGAGGAAGACGGCACCTACCACGCCGTCAAGCGGCTGGCCCAGGCCGGGCGGCGCAACATTGCCTTTGTCAATGATGACGAGACCGAGAGTGAGGAGCACAAGCTGAACGGCTACCGCCGTGCCATCCGGGAATACGGTTTGACGGAGCGCTGCTACCGGGCCGAACGTTCCATCGAGGGCGGTCAGTTCGTGACCACACGCATCCTGCAGCAGGACCCAAACACCGATGCTATCGTCTTTTCCGAGGATACCACCGCCGTGGGCTGCCTGCACGCGCTGCAGGTCACCGGCAAGCGCATCCCAGACGAAGTCGCCGTCATTGGCTGCAACAACAGCGTCTACTGCACCATCTGCTACCCGCAGCTGACCTCCATCGACAACAGTCTGCACGAGACCGGCCGCGCGGCCGCCAAGCAGATGATCCGCCTTTTAAACCACGAATCCGATGTGGAAAAGACCATCTGCCTGCCCTGCCGGTTGGTTCTGCGGGATACCACCCCGCCGATGCTGTAG
- a CDS encoding DUF1667 domain-containing protein, translated as METKKIELTCIGCPMGCPLIVTMEDGAVVSVTGNTCPRGDAYARKEVTAPTRIVTSTVRVTGGTLAMVSCKTRSDIPKGKIFDVVRALKDVEVPAPITIGQVLAENVAGTGVDIIATKNIAHA; from the coding sequence ATGGAAACGAAAAAAATCGAACTTACCTGCATCGGCTGCCCCATGGGCTGCCCGCTGATCGTTACGATGGAGGACGGCGCGGTCGTCTCCGTCACCGGCAACACCTGCCCCCGGGGCGATGCCTACGCCCGCAAGGAGGTCACGGCCCCCACCCGCATCGTGACCAGCACCGTCCGCGTGACCGGCGGCACCCTGGCCATGGTCAGCTGCAAGACCCGCAGTGACATCCCCAAAGGCAAGATTTTTGATGTGGTCCGCGCGCTGAAAGACGTGGAAGTCCCCGCCCCCATAACCATTGGTCAGGTTTTGGCCGAAAATGTGGCGGGCACAGGCGTGGACATCATCGCTACAAAAAATATTGCGCACGCCTGA
- a CDS encoding NAD(P)/FAD-dependent oxidoreductase yields the protein MNETTRADIAIIGTGPAGVSAAITARVRGKQVLLFGSEGLTTKMTKAHTIRNYPGLPDITGTDLADKLKHHLDVMGVEITEKQVTTVYAMGSYFGIQTPDIMYEASSVILAGGVVMGKPFPGEDELLGRGVSYCATCDAHFYKGKAVAVLGYNAESCREADFLAETCARVLYFPVVPHEVNVGTNVTVVRERVLSIPGTMRAEGVQTDKDLHPVDGVFVLRDAVAPDKLVPGLATDGPHVAVDAQMRTNLPGCFACGDLAGKPYQYIKAAGQGNIAALSAVEWLAEQK from the coding sequence ATGAACGAAACCACCCGCGCTGATATTGCCATTATCGGTACTGGGCCTGCCGGCGTATCGGCGGCCATCACCGCCCGCGTGCGCGGCAAGCAGGTGCTGCTGTTTGGCAGCGAAGGGCTGACGACCAAGATGACCAAGGCCCATACCATCCGCAACTACCCCGGTCTGCCGGACATTACCGGTACCGACCTGGCCGACAAACTCAAGCATCATCTGGACGTGATGGGCGTGGAGATCACCGAGAAGCAGGTCACGACCGTCTACGCCATGGGCAGCTACTTCGGCATCCAGACGCCGGATATTATGTATGAGGCCTCGTCAGTCATTCTGGCGGGCGGCGTCGTGATGGGCAAACCTTTCCCCGGTGAGGACGAGCTGCTGGGCCGCGGCGTAAGCTACTGCGCCACCTGCGACGCCCACTTTTACAAGGGCAAGGCAGTGGCCGTGCTGGGCTACAACGCCGAGAGCTGCCGCGAGGCCGACTTTTTGGCCGAGACCTGCGCCCGGGTATTGTATTTCCCGGTCGTACCCCACGAGGTCAATGTCGGCACCAACGTAACGGTGGTGCGGGAGAGGGTGCTATCCATCCCCGGCACGATGAGGGCCGAGGGCGTGCAGACCGACAAAGATCTGCACCCCGTGGACGGTGTGTTTGTGCTGCGGGATGCCGTAGCGCCGGACAAACTGGTACCGGGCCTTGCCACCGACGGCCCCCATGTAGCCGTCGACGCCCAGATGCGCACCAACCTGCCGGGCTGCTTCGCCTGCGGCGATCTGGCAGGCAAGCCCTACCAGTATATCAAGGCTGCCGGGCAGGGCAACATTGCCGCCCTGTCGGCGGTGGAATGGCTGGCCGAGCAGAAGTAA
- a CDS encoding FAD-dependent oxidoreductase, with the protein MNNVDLVIIGGGPAGLAAAVAARKAGVENLLILERDSELGGILNQCIHNGFGLHTFKEELTGPEYAARFIAQAEELQIPYKLDTMVLDLAADKTVTAMNKTDGLFQLHPKAVILAMGCRERPRGALNIPGYRPAGIYTAGTAQRLVNMEGYLPGRKVVILGSGDIGLIMARRMTLEGAQVQVVAELMPYSGGLKRNIVQCLDDFGIPLKLSHTVVDIQGKERVEGITLARVENGKPVPGTEEHYDCDTLLLSCGLLPENELSRAAGVALSPITSGPLVNESLETSIPGVFAAGNVLHVHDLVDYVSEEAGAAGAQAAAYLQNGEQDAPAIPVHCENGVRYTVPATVRPACVGDTVTIRFRVGGVFKNKKIAVYLGDTCIFSRKRPVLAPGEMETVRLKGADLRAHPDASCLTVTLEEA; encoded by the coding sequence ATGAACAACGTAGATCTCGTCATCATCGGCGGCGGCCCCGCGGGGCTGGCGGCAGCTGTGGCTGCCCGCAAGGCCGGTGTAGAAAACCTGCTGATTTTAGAGCGCGACAGCGAACTGGGCGGTATTTTGAACCAGTGCATCCACAACGGCTTTGGCCTGCACACCTTTAAAGAGGAACTGACCGGTCCCGAGTATGCGGCCCGGTTCATCGCCCAGGCTGAGGAATTGCAGATTCCCTACAAGCTCGACACCATGGTGCTGGACCTGGCAGCGGACAAGACCGTGACCGCCATGAACAAAACGGACGGCCTGTTCCAGCTGCACCCGAAAGCCGTCATTCTGGCCATGGGCTGCCGGGAGCGTCCCCGTGGCGCCTTAAACATCCCCGGCTACCGTCCTGCCGGCATCTACACCGCCGGTACGGCCCAACGGCTGGTAAACATGGAGGGCTATCTCCCCGGCCGCAAGGTGGTCATCCTTGGCTCCGGTGATATCGGCCTGATCATGGCCCGCCGCATGACGCTGGAAGGCGCCCAGGTGCAGGTGGTGGCTGAACTGATGCCCTACTCCGGCGGCTTAAAGCGCAACATCGTGCAGTGTCTCGATGACTTCGGCATCCCGCTGAAGCTGAGCCACACCGTCGTGGACATCCAGGGTAAGGAGCGGGTCGAGGGCATCACGCTGGCCCGCGTGGAGAACGGCAAGCCCGTCCCCGGCACCGAGGAACACTACGATTGCGACACGCTGCTGCTCTCCTGCGGTTTGCTGCCTGAAAACGAGCTGAGCCGCGCCGCCGGTGTGGCGTTAAGTCCCATCACCAGCGGGCCGCTGGTCAACGAAAGCCTGGAGACCAGCATCCCCGGCGTGTTTGCCGCAGGCAATGTGCTGCATGTGCATGATCTGGTGGACTATGTTTCCGAGGAAGCCGGCGCTGCCGGTGCCCAGGCCGCCGCTTATTTGCAAAATGGCGAGCAGGACGCCCCGGCCATCCCGGTACATTGCGAGAACGGCGTGCGCTACACCGTGCCCGCCACGGTGCGCCCGGCCTGCGTCGGCGATACCGTGACCATCCGCTTCCGCGTGGGCGGTGTGTTCAAGAACAAAAAGATCGCCGTATATCTGGGCGATACCTGCATTTTCAGCCGCAAGCGGCCCGTGCTGGCCCCCGGCGAGATGGAGACCGTCCGCCTGAAAGGGGCCGACCTGCGCGCCCATCCTGACGCCTCGTGCCTGACTGTTACGCTGGAGGAGGCCTGA
- the nagA gene encoding N-acetylglucosamine-6-phosphate deacetylase, whose protein sequence is MIIKNAKVFTDGCRFVEKDLVIRDGRIVFGAAPQENEEVLDAKGSYALPGLVDIHFHGAVGHDFCDADEAGLQAIADFEASKGVLAICPATMTFSEEILNGIMDVAAAHKNEHGADLVGINMEGPYISPKKVGAQNPKYVMAANADMFRRLQARSGGLIKLVDVAPEEPGNMDFIKECHDEVRISIAHTCTDYDTAKEAFAAGATHMTHLYNAMPGITHRAPGPIIAALEEGAEVELITDNVHIHPAVVRFTFNTFGDDHVILIADSMMACGLPDGQYSLGGQAVTVHGRRATLTEQEGTIAGSATCLFDCMKRAVQEMGVPLESAVRAATLNPARSIGVDADYGSLEAGRWGNVVLVDDQLNIQTVVRHGQIL, encoded by the coding sequence ATGATTATCAAAAATGCCAAAGTTTTTACGGATGGCTGCCGTTTTGTGGAAAAAGACCTGGTGATCCGCGATGGCCGCATCGTCTTCGGTGCCGCCCCGCAGGAGAACGAGGAAGTGCTGGACGCCAAGGGCAGCTACGCCCTGCCCGGCCTTGTGGATATCCACTTCCACGGTGCTGTCGGCCATGACTTCTGCGATGCCGACGAAGCAGGTCTGCAGGCCATTGCCGATTTCGAGGCCAGCAAAGGTGTGCTGGCCATCTGCCCCGCCACGATGACCTTCAGCGAAGAGATCCTGAACGGCATCATGGATGTGGCTGCGGCCCATAAAAATGAGCACGGCGCGGATCTGGTCGGCATCAACATGGAAGGTCCCTACATCAGCCCCAAAAAGGTGGGCGCCCAGAACCCCAAGTACGTGATGGCCGCCAACGCCGATATGTTCCGCCGACTGCAGGCCCGCAGCGGTGGGCTGATCAAGCTGGTGGACGTCGCCCCCGAGGAGCCGGGCAACATGGACTTCATCAAGGAATGTCACGATGAGGTGCGTATTTCCATTGCCCACACCTGCACCGACTATGACACCGCCAAAGAAGCCTTTGCCGCCGGTGCCACCCACATGACCCACCTGTACAACGCCATGCCGGGCATCACCCACCGCGCCCCCGGCCCCATTATCGCCGCGCTGGAGGAGGGTGCCGAGGTCGAGCTGATCACCGACAACGTGCACATCCACCCCGCCGTGGTGCGCTTTACCTTCAACACCTTCGGCGACGACCACGTGATTCTGATCGCTGATAGCATGATGGCCTGCGGTCTGCCCGACGGCCAGTACAGCCTGGGTGGTCAGGCCGTCACCGTGCACGGCCGCCGCGCCACCCTGACCGAGCAGGAGGGCACCATCGCCGGCAGCGCCACCTGCCTGTTTGACTGCATGAAGCGTGCGGTGCAGGAGATGGGCGTGCCGCTGGAAAGCGCCGTCCGCGCCGCCACCCTCAACCCCGCCCGCAGCATCGGTGTCGATGCCGACTATGGCAGCCTGGAAGCAGGCCGCTGGGGCAACGTGGTACTGGTGGACGACCAGCTGAACATCCAGACCGTGGTGCGCCACGGCCAGATTCTGTAA
- a CDS encoding DUF108 domain-containing protein produces the protein MKKIAILGCGQLGSIVADAIASGLLPDYTLCAAMSRKLPDAEALCAKAGGAACVTLDEVLAQKPDYVVETAAVQVAKESCLPVLEAGLGFIPISIGAFADADFYAKACAAAKAHGGRIYLPHGAVGGFDVLHTVALMAKAKNQPITAEIHTHKGPASLKNTPLFTEELMTTPEKTVLAGTAAEAIQVLPTKVNVAVAAALASIGPDAMGAKITSVEGFAGDDHCITMETDGLKVTSDVYSRTAEIAGWSIVSLLQNLASPVVLF, from the coding sequence ATGAAGAAAATTGCGATTTTGGGCTGCGGCCAGCTGGGCAGCATCGTGGCCGATGCCATTGCCAGCGGCCTGCTGCCGGATTATACCCTCTGTGCAGCGATGAGCCGCAAGCTGCCGGACGCCGAGGCCCTGTGCGCCAAAGCGGGCGGCGCGGCCTGCGTCACCTTGGACGAGGTGCTGGCCCAGAAACCGGATTACGTGGTGGAGACCGCTGCCGTGCAGGTGGCCAAAGAAAGCTGCCTGCCGGTGCTGGAAGCCGGGCTGGGCTTTATCCCCATCAGCATCGGCGCTTTTGCGGATGCCGATTTTTACGCCAAGGCCTGCGCCGCGGCCAAGGCCCACGGCGGGCGCATCTACCTGCCCCACGGCGCAGTGGGTGGCTTTGATGTGCTGCACACGGTGGCCCTGATGGCCAAGGCGAAGAACCAGCCCATCACCGCCGAGATCCACACCCACAAAGGCCCGGCGTCGCTGAAAAACACGCCGCTGTTCACCGAAGAGCTGATGACCACGCCAGAAAAGACGGTGCTGGCAGGCACCGCTGCCGAGGCCATCCAGGTATTGCCCACGAAGGTGAACGTGGCGGTCGCCGCCGCCCTGGCCAGCATCGGCCCCGACGCCATGGGTGCAAAAATTACCAGCGTGGAAGGCTTTGCCGGTGACGACCACTGCATCACCATGGAGACCGACGGCCTGAAAGTGACCTCCGACGTCTACAGCCGCACCGCCGAGATCGCCGGCTGGAGCATCGTCTCCCTTCTGCAAAACCTCGCCAGCCCTGTGGTGCTGTTTTGA
- a CDS encoding dihydrodipicolinate synthase family protein, with protein sequence MDEDEKIDEEKQRAQVDYVIVGGVTGILAFGSNGEFYMLEEDEMEHGLRIIVDRTAGRVPVYFGIGATNAKKCCRLAKMAVANGTAAVSVLQPMFLKPTHDELFLHFKTIAGSIPDTPVLLYNNPGQVGYTLTTPAGAARDGFVRTMTAAGLL encoded by the coding sequence GTGGATGAGGACGAGAAAATCGATGAAGAAAAACAGCGTGCCCAGGTAGATTACGTCATCGTGGGCGGCGTCACCGGCATCCTGGCCTTTGGCTCCAACGGCGAGTTCTACATGCTGGAGGAGGATGAGATGGAGCACGGCCTGCGCATCATAGTGGACCGGACCGCCGGGCGTGTGCCGGTCTACTTCGGCATCGGGGCCACCAACGCCAAAAAATGCTGCCGCCTGGCCAAAATGGCCGTGGCAAACGGCACGGCGGCGGTCAGCGTGCTGCAGCCCATGTTCTTAAAGCCAACCCACGATGAGCTGTTTCTCCACTTTAAAACCATTGCCGGGAGTATTCCCGATACACCGGTATTGCTGTATAATAATCCCGGACAGGTCGGCTACACGCTGACTACCCCGGCGGGTGCCGCCCGGGACGGGTTTGTGCGTACCATGACCGCCGCCGGACTTTTATAA